The following are encoded in a window of Vespa crabro chromosome 2, iyVesCrab1.2, whole genome shotgun sequence genomic DNA:
- the LOC124421614 gene encoding kinesin-like protein KIF9 produces MTDDELESNEKNIKVFVRILPLEKICETCAKIDTEHKTICIRCLQDLYMRRSAINNHIYWCFQTDGIFYNASQEEVYYATTKNLIEKVLDGVNCIIYSYGQIGSGKSFTIGGFRNNWEVRFLNIDTLKLKIVLYMNNKCSS; encoded by the exons ATGACAGATGATGAATTAGAgtccaatgaaaaaaatataaaggttTTTGTGAGAATTTTACCACTTGAAAAGATATGTGAAACGTGCGCAAAAATTGATACTGAACATAAG ACAATATGCATAAGATGTTTACAAGATTTGTATATGAGGAGATCTGCTATAAACAATCATATTTATTGGTGCTTTCAAACAGAtggaattttttataatgcatCTCAAGAAGAAGTTTATTATGCTAcaacgaaaaatcttatagaGAA gGTTTTAGATGGTGTAAactgtataatatatagttaTGGCCAAATTGGCTCTGGAAAAAGTTTTACGATTGGTGGTTTCAGAAATAACTGGGAAGTACGATTCTTAAACATTGATacgttaaaattgaaaattgtattatatatgaacaataaatgTAGTAgttaa
- the LOC124433187 gene encoding uncharacterized protein LOC124433187, with the protein MAGTGTVGKRNCMKSPIDVGTANLGQTQVEQFFLYLRGFEISTKCILRSNNLFKFLGQALSVTSMLRFIAHVCITKEDLDSTLSTLRFASTVSKLRPVKITYNVRPQAETIILELKKEIKILKRELELNEIFFNQETIMNISKLRYEQIHRDVLNFLNGTLSDLTLYSVSQMEILLKIIKNLYHELTLKQAEIDNALKNINQITSSMNLSESNNKMVLPPKNNSIMNKTQNTGANFSQISNNIIQSSKAEQVGVLNDTGITLGNFNKEEFEKIIKIHKHENSSKVHEQCKENNELSVHFIDGEKAVEDLKDKFYQLQNMMLRIIETKNQPKKPMIARKMCKN; encoded by the exons ATGGCAGGAACAGGAACGGTAGGAAAACGAAATTGCATGAAGTCGCCGATCGACGTGGGTACAGCGAATTTAGGTCAAACTCAAGtcgaacaatttttcttatatttgagAGGCTTTGAAATATCTACAAAGTGTATATTACGTTCTAATAATCTTTTCAAGTTTTTGGGTCAAGCTCTTTCCGTTACGTCGATGCTTCG atttattgCACACGTATGCATTACGAAAGAAGATTTAGATTCGACATTGTCTACTTTGCGATTTGCTTCTACAGTTTCGAAATTACGGCCGGTTAAAATTACATACAACGTTAGACCACAGGCTGAAACAATCATATTGGAACTtaagaaagagattaaaattttgaaaagagaattggaattaaatgaaatattttttaatcaggaaacaataatgaatatatcaaAGTTAAGATACGAACAAATACATCGCGAtgtattgaattttttaaatggtaCATTATCAGATCTGACGTTATATAGTGTTTCGCAgatggaaatattattaaaaattattaaaaatttatatcacga ATTGACTTTGAAACAAGCCGAGATTGATAAcgctttgaaaaatataaatcaaataactTCTTCAATGAATTTATCGGAATCTAATAATAAG aTGGTTTTACCACCCAAGAATAACTCAATTATGAATAAAACTCAAAATACTGGAGCAAATTTTTCACAAAtaagtaacaatattattcaaaGTTCAAAAGCGGAGCAAGTTGGTGTATTAAATGATACAG gtATCACATTAGGAAATTTTAACAAagaagaatttgaaaaaattataaaaatacataaacacGAAAACTCTTCAAAA gtCCATGAACAatgcaaagaaaataatgaacttTCGGTTCACTTTATCGATGGAGAGAAAGCCGTAGAAGATTTGAAAGATAAATTCTATCAGTTACAAAATATGATGCTACGTATTATCGAG acTAAAAATCAACCGAAGAAGCCTATGATAGCGCGAAAAATGTGTAAAAATTGA